In Cryptomeria japonica chromosome 1, Sugi_1.0, whole genome shotgun sequence, the sequence ATTCCACAAGCGATCGAATCGGTCTTGAGGGTACCTGATCAGGAATGGACAGTTTGAATTTGTAACTGCAATAAATTTTTACTTCAATGATCTACGATTTTTGTTTAGACAATATAAAACTTCAAATTTTATGACTTATCTAATATTATTAGGGTACCTGATTGAAGAAAAGAGGGGAATAGAAAACAAACTTGGAAATTATATTAAACATTTCACCGATTCTCTGAGCTGCTGATCTAATAACCTTCAAACCTGATCACATACTTCAGTAACTAAGCTATAAACAAACAGAGTTTGCAACTTCATACAGTTCTGTAGAGTCTGACTCTAAAAAGTGACTACCAAAATGTAAAGTCAtacaatattagaaaaattgaacaaTTATGGACGatgaagaatacataaaataatatatttcttgctACCCACAAAGCGTGTGAATGGGACAGTGGACACATATAAGTAAATATAAAAGCCATTCCAATCCTAAGCAAGATCTGCTTCAACGTTTCTATTTAATGACATAGATGACTGCAGATATGAGAGGTACGGAGatgacaagaacaactggcaaagTTGATGAAGCATTAGGATTACAATTTCCAATACTGATCAGGAATGGATAGCTTGAATCTCTAACTGTGATATTTTTACTTCAATCATccaagatttttatttagacaaTATCAAGGCTTAAATTTTTATGACATCCAATATTATTAGTTAATGATATCCTATTTTGGGTTTACATGAATTTAGTCAATCGATTACTATATTTCTTCAAAAGACCATTAATTCATTTCATCTTTCTTCATTTCTATAAATAAACGTCAAGACAATACATTTTATTAAAAGACTATTAAATACTCGATGGTGAATATGAAAAGATCCCTCTCTTCTTACGAAGGTTGTTACCTTAATAAGCCTTTTAAAGAGCAGAAATACCTGATAAGATCGGAGGATTGAGCACCCACATCATATCTTGATATTGAACTCAACATCATTCCCGGCTTCATCTGAGCCTCATAGAGGCCGCCTGAAAGACTCCTCAACTCAATTGCAGATATAAAGGGATCGCTGCTGTCTGAAGTTCGAATCAAGCAAACATAGATGACATTGGTAGAACTGGTGATGATCATTTCTCTGGTAAATTCTGGGATTTCCGGAGACGTTATAGATTGGATCTTTTGAATAAGCATGCCTTGCGTCTCCACAGAAACATTAAAGCTTGGAAGCTCTTGGATTCCATTATAATTACCAAAAAGAAACCACAGGCGTACGAGGTATGTGACATTAATGTTTAAGGGCAAACTATAGCATGATTTATTTAGAGACTTTGAAAAGTGACGCAAGGACTGCAAGGGATATGGTATACTTGAGTTACTAACATTCGCTGCCTCGCCAACATCTATATAATTGCCATCCGAAATCCACGTTATATTGGTCACAGAATCAGTGTAATTGTCTCCGCCGCCACAATTGATGCTCAGGAATCCTGCTTTCCAACAAATGAGAAGTAATGAGTGAAATAAAGAAACAAAGAGATATTAAAACAAATTCTCTCCCTTTGTTTTTTACCTGGCTGAGCTGAAACTGAGACAAGAAACGCGAAGACATTCGTGGTGAGCATAAGTAGGCTTCTGCCTCTCAAAATTAACTTGTCCATCGACTCGGAGAATAGTTTTGAAGCGGAtatttacaaattatatatatGGAATACGCAAAACCTCCATTGAAATAATTGTGTTACAAAGTTCTGTTTATCTGTACTTCTTAGTTAATTAAGTAAAACAAATATACGAACCTCAATGTCTGGAAAGAGGTTGCGTGTGGGACTAGCTATTGTTATTTCCATACGCTCATGTGCTGTAGGTCGTTGCTATTCATCTTTGAATTTATCTTTTTTAAATTTAGAATGTTGTGCGTCAGCGATAACGTTGTTTTGGAATGGATCCAAGGTTTTAAATGCCAGGACAAGACTTTTGGATTGCTGGCGATGACTTCAAATTTCCCGCGCTTGAATTCTTTTCTCCATAAATGCCGGTCCAAATCAATATACTTCTTGAAGGGGCTAAAGTCAATTTTTTTAGAttcaaatatttatattaatatgaaAACAAACTTCTAAATGGTTATTTCCATACGCTCATGTGCAGGAGGTATCTTTTTTAAGTTTAGAATGTTGTGCGTCAGCGATGACGTTATTTTGCAATGGATCCAAGGCTTTAAATGTCAGGACAAGACTTTTCGATTGCTGGCGGGCGATGACTTCAAATTTCCCCCGCTTGAATTCTTTTCTCCATAAATGCCGGTCCAAATCAATATACTTCTTGAAGGGGCTAAAGTCAATTTCTTTATATTCAAAGATTTATATTAATATGAAAACAAACTTCTAAATCATCTTTAAGAACACTATTGTTCAACCTTCTTCCATTTCTATGTTAGATGCAGTCTTGACTCTTGGAATTAATAACATGTAAACTGTACCCTTTTGATTCAAAGATCAACCAAGCACGCGGTCTTCGTCTATCGATATTTATCACAGTAAAAGCAACAAATGTCCCAGACTAACCCGTCTCTAAAGTAAACACACGTTAATACACCTTCCGTCAAAGTAAACACACGTTACCTACTTCACAGCGCCTTCCTTTGGGTCTTTGCCGTATCATAAACGACTCCCTGATTTGTGATTCACCATCTCAGACAATGCAATATAAAGCACCAAAACTTTTCTATATGTTCATATGGTATGCTTTTCTTGCATTTACAGAGAGAGATGGAAACGAAGAAATATGTGAGCATGCTCGTCTTGATGGTAGCGATTGTGCTGGTCATCTCCACAAGATGCGTTGAAGGACCTAGCGGACCATCTCCTGGAGTAGGAACGCCACCGTCTCCAGGATCTTCTTTTAATGAAAAAGTTGACAACGCCACTTCTCCCTTGGAGCCAACGAATGCTACTACGCCCTTACCTTGACGTAATTATGGTCTTAGTTGCTAATCTGTTCTTTGAGTGCTGGTTTATGGGGAAATGAACTTGTCTACTTATAGTTATTCAATCCATACTGTACGTGATTGATATTACTTTTTCTGAAAATTAAGGAGTAGGAAGGTAATATTTTCTTGGTCTAGTTTGTGACATAGCACTTGAAACTAAAGGATCCAATGTGATATTTAAATTATGATATGAATAAACATTAATTTCAAAAATTATAGATGTTTTAAAAACATCATTTAAAAAATGTTGAGAGATATCAATTTGTAACTATTTTATGCAGGAGATATAAATtttgtgttattttttttttaaatattatttttgttaTCACATATTAAGATTTTAACATGTAAATGGGTGTCAGATTTAAGATGACCAATAATATTAGATTGTTAACCTGCTAACACAATCGTAATCTTCCCCTTATTGTCATTGTAGAATACCTCACGACATTaataaattgaatgatttattGACATTGTATAAGTGCATCTCTATAAATATAtgagtttaaaaataaaaaattattgatgatattacataattataagaaattcaataatttattgttttagttattgtaaaaaaaaaaaaaaaaattcataaaaatataggttaattaagaaaaatatataaatagagtAAAATACAATTTATACATATATAATAAGGAATGATGAATGCATAATAAATTTTATTACTTTTTGAAAATAATAAATGTTAAAGATTAGGTATTTCATTCTTCAAATTATGATCAAGAATAATATTATGCATAATACAAAAATTAACTACCCTCTATCTACTTGATGTTAAAGAGCtataacaatttttttataaaaaatatagccCAAATGAGTATTGTTAATTCTTAACTTTATTTGTGACTAATTTCTTATTTAATAAATCTAAGAGAGTAGGAACAATACTCAAATTCAAGTATTTGTCAACTTGAACATCAATCTATGAACTATCATTTGATAAACGAAAATAGGGCCCAATTAACAAGAGTAAAATATATCCCTTCATTTTAGGCTCTAGTAAGCATAGTGTTCATGGATCTTTCAACACAATTATCTTGATGTAGAACAAGAAAAATCTACTTCTCCTAAAAATATAATCAATCTTAATAATGAATAAAATTCAAGGTTGCTTTATGACAAGTATTGTGTGATTTATTTATGAAAGACCTATGTTGGAGAAACATGGGGACCCCCTTATTCTCACTCGGTCTATGTTTCTTTATATTTCCCCCTTTGTCTCTTTttgttttcctctctctctctctctctctctctctctctctctctctctctctctctctctctctctctctctctctctctctctctctctctctctctctctctctctctctctctctctctctctctctctcttcatattCCTTCTTTATTTTCTCCTTGTCTCTTTTGCCCCCTTTTCATGCTTGAGGGGATCGAGGATTAGAGGCACCATTTCTTATTCTAGCAGTGCTATCATGCAGTTTCCTTCCAAGTTTATGATTCCCTCAGCCTTCTTGAGAAATGTTTATGTGATTAGAGAGTAAAATTACTTTGTGTGGATGAAATTATGTTGTATTTTATGAATTTTAGGCTATTATCATTATAATTCTCGGTGTATCATCTCCTAGTTTAGTTGTAACTTTCCAATATTTTTAGattatctctctctcttttccatATTAGTAATTTAgttttaggagggattcaagggaagcTGACCCATAatccagagattcaccttcaccTTGAGCAACCAAtaggcttgaaggtgtttccatgtttcacaggattgcttggtttcacacttagcatcacgAGTGCAAACCTTAGTGACAATAGTATCTACACATTACCTTATTGTCGAGGTTGGAGGGTATATGAATTATTTTGAGCTACTTAAAAAGAAATGATATAAaatttttaggtcctctctatctcttggattggatTGCAGTCATCATAGTTATGTTTTGATGGCCACTTTGATAGGACCTATGTTTTTCCTCTAATCTAGTTGACCTAATTGGTGTTTGCAATGAAGAAGATAATATATGTACAAGATCAAATTGATGTTGATGGTGTAGATGAGTGTGTGGATAAATATGTGTGTTGCACTTACATGATTATATCATTTCCAGAAACCAGTGATGCAAAATTGTAATAGAGAAATTATGTCGTACTCGCTATAAAGTTGGATATTTGAGGCTGAGATTCGAGGACAACTCCATATCTGGAGGTTTTTGGCAGTTGTGTTTCTAGAGGCCTATTCATTCTTGATTCATTTATTTATATACATTACATTAATAAAGTTTGTCTTCACTTCAAAGTCTATATCTTTACCTAAGACATTGTATCTAAGCTTGTAAGTCCTTTGTATATTGCCCTGAGATAGTACATCTTAGCTTGTAAGTACTATGAGGAGTAGTGTGCTTCCTCGACAGTGAGCCTAGaacaaaattttaataatttattatattgaGAGTTGACTCTcgtcatatatattttttttccacATAAATGTGGTTCTCTCTTGTGCATAGTGTTTCATTGTTTTATATTTCATTGTTTCTAATAAGAGTCAGGTTAAATTGACTCTAGATTGTTAATAAAGTTTGGTATTTTATCGAGactgactcacccccctctcaatcctaaAGTGTGTTGAAGAATTGGCATCAAATATAAGTTCCTATAAAATAATCTTGAATGCTCGAGACAAGTTGAGGATGGAACAAGATGGAGATGTATGAACTTTTTTTAAGAATAGACAAGGTCCTTGAATTTTTtaacaaaatgcctcaaaaaaatgTGATATCATGGAATTGAGATATTTGTAAGGTATGCACGAAATAAATCTTGAAAGGATTCTCTCACAATGTTTGAATTGATGAAGCACTCTTGAACATATCCTAATATTATAAGATTTTCTTATGAGCATGAAACCATTCAGATTTAGTGGATGAGGGTTAAACATATTTTAGTCACACAAGTGACCTTTACACATTATATCTATAATTTATCATTATGTGCATATTTGATCTTCTTCCCTATGCTAAGTATCTTGAGGACACTCTAAAATTGATTATTGAGATGTCAATTAAATATGTGGTATATGTGTGGATGTGTTTTCATGGTACTTGCAGAACACATACATATGGTTATATGTTTAAgagtatttacaataataacatttATATTTGGGCTTGAAAAAGTGTTAAAACTTATATTCTTCTCTCAAATATCTATGCAAATATGGGAAGATGGTGTGAGGTTTAAATGGTAAAGAGATTGATATTTAATAAAGGAATTAAAAAGATCGCTAGATGTAGTTGGATTGAACCCAATAAACTGGTATGTGTATTTTATTCAATGGATAATTCATGTTCACAAACATAGGAGATCTTTGAAAGTTAAGAGATTTACTTAGAACATGAAGACAATAGGGTATTTGCAAAATTCAGGACATTTAGTTTGTGATGTAAGGATGAAAAAGAATTATTTATTTGCCAccataattcaaaaacttgatagTTACTTTTCATAGCCCTCTTAGTGCCTCTGGTTATCAAACATTTCTTCCTTAAATGTTCTTCCCTACCATAATTTTTTAACCAGATTTTGCTTTTCCTAGGTGGTGGATAAATCTCAACCTTCTCACCTTTCAAATTATAATTTATTACTTCAATATTATGTTTCCCACTTTAATTTGAAATTATCAATTTCATTCTTTCCAAAGTTAAATCATTCTCTTATATCTTTGACTAGGATTCTATTTTGGTGATCAATTCTACTGCATCCTTATATGAAGAGGAAAAATTCTCATCTTATTTTACTAGAATGTCAAGGGTTAATCCTAAAATAAATTGTCCATTTCTTTTAGTTCaaggtttcttctagttttctaaaCACAATTTTAGATAAATGTTCAAAATATTTTACTAATTCCTCTTTAATTTTTCTCATCTTCCATATTTTATTCATACATTAGGTGAatgaaaaatttataaaaaataagtcACTTAATTATTTCCATGTTTTCATGCTTAGGGAATTGTTTTCCATGTTTTCATGTTTAGCGAATTCATTAATGCACCATCTTAGTGTATAGTAATTGAGGTAATCGTAAAATCATACAATTGGGTCTTGTCATAATTAATGTCAAACCCATTCATTTAAAAATCAAAGATAAAGATATGTTTACTATCATACTTGGTGTATTTCCAAAAATAGGGAGCTGAACTGTATGTGCATCCATATTTGGATGaggtaaagttgttattgattcaTTTTGTATGGCTAGGGGCTATCCTTTCTCCTAATCTATTTTCTACTCTTGGATATCTTTTTCTCTCTTTATCATTACTATTTTGTCTAGTTTCACTATTTTTCTACATGACTAAAGTAATTTCTCTACCATTATCACTTGGAAATTAAACACCTAAGAACTCACTTTGTAATATTAGAATTATGGATAATGAAACACCTTGttctaacaaaccctcttcttcatgggaagatgatatttatcATCTTGGcagattagctacaagaatctattggagattgaaatatgccaagaacatttcctttcctcctcaaaataaaaacaaaaatcttaagcaaatgaaggtattgaatattgcatttttcacgatttatattcacattctattggaaaatgttatgcatttaaaatttttgttcaactacaatatgatcttgcatacATTTGTCTCATAGAAGATCTatttgtatttcttggtaaaaacatagtcCCTCaacacttcttttctcttcatgttgctcttcatcctatggcataattagcccatttaccgagggctctttatcattagaggTGGTATTTTTTCACTTTCATATACTTTGGGGCGGCAATATGAAGTCCATTTTTCTACTTCTTTCTATACAATTATCTCTATTCTTGTGCatcattcattattagatctcttttactacatagggtttttcttggagaggggcatctttattGAGTACAacacttcttctcttttcttcattctcttggaaatattacctcttctattgtttcGACTATTCCCAAGTATGATATGCCCTTTAgcaaggaatgatctcttgagaattatatatcctttccttgagaggatttgttccactaggaggACATAACACTTGAAACTAATccccatcagaaaatgtgtaatatttctccttgttctcctcacttggggggcaaggattttcactcctttcccttttcttttttatcattatttcttgtaggggctgcatttttcatacatgattatcatttcttacaatggtttgcttttatgactaatcccccttggggaatgtatgattccttttctctcttcttttcaaagattaccacttcttgagaagtgtattttacatttactgatgtcttttcttgcatgtgtccatgtaagttcattgcatatTTTCCTatatttaatctctctctagtagattgtgtaagctcttctcattgtcccttatcttggggggaaatgatccttctctatctttctctagggatccacttttccctattaattggatggtgtgagttctattactggatgtcattccttgtgcagaattgttggttattgacttaaggattctctcttatacaataaGTGTTAATCCTTGAATACAACCTCTTTTACaattggtaatgtacatctatgataaatccaaccatccctctaggggataaatgtgagtcatccctcatcaagaatccctttcacctagaaataggaggaaggattgcattcttgtttgttccttttcttgttatagaagatgttatatttgtctaagacaactcttcTTGGGGGTTGATGCATTTTgaaaaaatatctcttctcctccatggatcacctttacacttacaacaagatatctcttttcaactatcttatcctttcttgaatagtattccctctcttgcttggatttatgacattgtgtgatggtggatatcttctttgtgatgaaggtatgtATCCTAGTTatgctttccttaagatatcaacattgaactatgttgacatcttaagggggcggcacccacactgctcctttctactatacttctctcatagaTTGAATAGTGGGACAtccttggaactagagggaaacctcttagagaaagatgtcatcactttttgtataGTGGATCATTATTGgaactagagcatggtctcttagagagagatgtcttcaCATTTTCTTGtcttgtatagtgagacattcttggaaccagagggaaacctcttatagaaagatgtcatcacttttcttttatatagtgggtcattctcggaaccagagcacggtctcttagagtgagatggtaccacttttctcttatgtggggtgattattctcagaaccagagcatggtctcttagaccaagatatcacacctttcttgacacttgtactatacattctatataggttgtatcatactcgggcatagactcctatgagtcgcttcaaacctcacttgcacacatgcgcatgaggttgagtgggactaacagtgttctcactctctctctttacatggataaCCTAGGTAAGCTCTAGGGGCGagtttttccatgtccttctctctatGGATGACCTATTTTTAGGGGCGAGACGTTCACAGTTTCTTTCTtatttgcctttcttctcatggatcaccaaagtgtgtattcatgctctctctcttcttcctctcatcaactcatagttttactattgatagttcattgatgatgtcatcttttctcttttatatgcttgctcatgtttatgtgatggcattggtctttatggcctgattagttgttgacacatctgagctcgagatctcttctactagttagtttgtcatcttgtATCTTGTTCTTTTCATGTGTCATTTTGcgctttttctttgttttgtgtgttttgtgcctttttttttttgtgtgctcttgcatatgttggcatgagttaagatcctaagattgggggctttttgctcctcaatattagtggtgtcttatactccttcTGGTATTGCTctacattcctcatcttcatctctctcttttcttctactttaccaacaAT encodes:
- the LOC131026709 gene encoding putative leucine-rich repeat receptor-like serine/threonine-protein kinase At2g14440, with translation MDKLILRGRSLLMLTTNVFAFLVSVSAQPGFLSINCGGGDNYTDSVTNITWISDGNYIDVGEAANVSNSSIPYPLQSLRHFSKSLNKSCYSLPLNINVTYLVRLWFLFGNYNGIQELPSFNVSVETQGMLIQKIQSITSPEIPEFTREMIITSSTNVIYVCLIRTSDSSDPFISAIELRSLSGGLYEAQMKPGMMLSSISRYDVGAQSSDLIRYPQDRFDRLWNSDSLMSVLYNTTLIRKAHSNRTVLNKNNITSFPPAVVMQTAVIAKSTANRLRLILPQQNTRTLVVLYFAEVEILNSSEASNFNVMVNEQAVRYIDYALQNHSIELPITYNYTQGS